The Ignavibacteriota bacterium sequence AACGCTATATTCCGTACTCTTGTTAAATATCATTTTCTAAAATATTTTTATATTCAGATTTTTTATTCTGATTTAACTTAATCAATTAATTTATATTTGTCAATCATAAATTTTTTCTACTTCGATAAATTAATTTTTCTGCTTTAAGATGTGATTATACGATAAGTGTTTATTTTATAATAAATATTTGCTTTATATATTATTATACATTCATTTTCATCATAATATCTTTTTGTTCTTCGTCACCCAATTTGAAAATGTGCTCTCCAAATTCAATAAAGCCATTCTTTTTGTAAAAATTTATTGCCCTTAAATTTCTTTCCCAAACTCCAAGCCAGATATATTCCATCTTCTTAATATTTGCTATTTGAACTGCTTTATCAAAAAGCAACTGTCCTACTTTCCTTCCTTGATATTCTGATAAAACATAAATGCGTTCAATTTCAAGAGTTGTTGATTTCTTAATCTCCGTTTGGGCATCTGCATAATTTATTTTTAGGTAACCGATTATGTTATTATTTAATATTGCGAAATAAAATTCGGAATTATTATTGTTAAGTTCATTGTTCAATTTTTCGAGAGAAAATCTTTCATCTATGTAATTCTTCATATTATCTTCAGAATTGTCTTTGGCAAACGTTTCATAAAAAGTTTTAATGCATATTTCCTGCAATTGCAGAATATTTAAAGCACTTATATGCTTAATTTCAATCTCTTCCATACTTTACACTTTTAGATAAATTTTAGAAATTAACTAGATAATAAATTCAATTAAAAAAATTGTAGTAACTTTATTTATATTCAAAACTATGTTTACTTAAGTTGGCTTTAACGTCTTCGATTTTGAATTCTTTTAATTTCATTCCGCATGTTGGACAATCGCCGTCATTATCTGATAATACATTCCAGTCCATCGGACATTCATACAAACTGTCGTTTTTATTTTCATCAATTGTAGAAATATCAATTATTCCGTTTCTTATTAGTTCGGAATCCAAACTATTTATATCGCTAATTTTATGTTCGTGATCATTTTTCACTCCCATTCCTACGCCGGATTTATCATCCGATTTATGCTCTGAACCGCAAGCGGAAATTAAACTAAAAAAAATTATAATAGAAATTAGTAAATCTATCTTTTTCATATTTTATCCTATTTAATTGTGAAAGATTATTTGCAGCAGCTTTTTCCTTTGCCGGCATTGTTGAATTTTCTGATAATAAGAAGCAACAACCCGATTACCAATATTCCAATAATAATTAATTCCATGTATAAAAACCTTCAAATATTTTAGATCAAAAATAAAATTACAGCTATGACTTACTACCTATTATTATTACTTCTATAAATAATTCTTGATGTTTGCTTTTTAAAAAAATAATTCCACCCCCATTTTATCATAACTAAAAGTCTATTGTTAAAACCAATTAAATATCCAATATGAACAAATACCCAAATTATCCATGCAAAAAATCCGCTTAGTTTAATAAATCCAAAATCCGCAATTGCGGCATTTCTTCCAATTACAGCAAGATTGCCTTTATCTCTATATTTGAAATCCGATATGCTGCCATTATTCTTAATATGTTTTGCAGCATACGTACCTTGTTGAATTGCAACGGGAGCGGTACCAGGTAAATTGATATTATTTGTTGTAACTAATTTAGAAATATCTCCAATAACGTAAACATCTTTATAATTCGGAATGGTTAAATTTTCTGTAACCTCAATTCTTCCTTTTTTATCCAAATTAATTCCTTTTAAACCAATAATATTATTTCCGTAATATGCTTTAACGCCGGCAGTCCAAATTACAACTTTACTTTCAATTGTTTGAAGTTCTCCGTTATTTTTAATCTCAACTATTCCATCTTGAACAGATGTCACAAGGCAGTCGGTTTTAACCGTTACTTCAAGTTTTTCTAAAAATTCCTTAGCTTTTTCATTTAACTTATTGGGAAAATTAGAAAGTATTCTATTACCGGCTTCAATTAAATAAATTTTTGCTCTTTCGGGATTTATTTTTCTAAACTCATTTTTAAGAGAGTATTTTCTCAATTCCGCTAAAGCTCCGGCAAGTTCAACTCCGGTTGGACCGCCGCCGATTATTACAAAATTTAATGGAATTTTTTCTACGGGATGCAACATTTCAGATTCTGCTCGCTCAAAAACATTTAGAATTTTTCTTCTTATAACCAGTGCATCTTCTAGCGTTTTTAATGGAGGCACAATTTTTTCCCATTCAAAATTTCCAAAGTAATCAGGCGCGACTCCTGTAGATATAATAAGTTTACTGTAATTTATCTTTCCGCATTCTACATTGATAAATTTATTATCCAAATCGATAGATTTAACTTCATCTTTAAGGATTGTAATATTCGCATTATTTTTAAATATTTCTCTAACCGGATAAGATATATCTTCAGGTGAAAGCTGTGCGGTGGCTACTTGATATAGTAGTGGCTGAAACAAATGGAAATTTCTTTTATCAATTAAAATTACTTTAAATCTATTTGTGGATTTAAGTAATTCCTTGGCAGCATACAAGCCTCCGAAACCGGCGCCTACAATTATTATATTTTCTTCTATGTTATTCAAAAATACCAACTTTCTATTTTATTATTATTTAGAATTGTTTTAAATATATTCTACACTGCAAAAGTGGTTGTTATAAAGAATAAAAACAAATTTAAAAACTTTTCTATTTTTTTACTTCATGCTTATATTCAATTAAATTTTTCTTTGCACTTTCAATTGTTACTTCATTAAATCTCATTCGGCAAAGACAATTTTCAGACAGACATATTTTTCATTTTCGTTTTTGTACCGTACACAGTCATTTCAACTTTCTTCTTTAGCTGAATTGTTGAATCTTTAATTTGAGAATTTAATTTGCGGTAAAAAATGTTATTATGTAAAATATTATAATTACAGAATATTTATTATTTGTTAACATTGTATACTTTCTAAATGCTATTTAATTACTTACTTTATACATTCAATTTTAAAGGAAAATGAAATATTAAATTCAAATTCGCCAATCATTTGAATCCGAATTTTTATTCTAAATTTCAACTTTACAAAATCATTTGCCTTATTTTACGTATAAACTTGAATTTTTTTTAAGTTCCCTCTTTTTTATAATAAAATAAATTGCAGGATAAACTGTTAGTTCCATTATAAAACTTGTTATTATTCCGCCGACCATAGGAGCCGCAATTCTTTTCATTACATCTGAACCAATTCCACTTCCAATTAAAATTGGAAACAGTCCAAGCAAAGTTGTCATTACAGTCATCATTTTGGGTCTTATTCTTTTTACCGCACCTTCAAAAATAGCTTTTCTTAAATCACTAACAGAATTAAGAATATTATTTTTTTTGAATTTATCATAAGCAATGTCTAGATAAAGAAGCATAATTACGCCAGTTTCAGCATCAACACCAAGTAAAGCAATAATTCCTACCCAAACAGCAACGCTTATATTGTAACCGGCAAGATAAAGAAACCAAAATGCGCCAATCAGCGAAAATGGAAGCGCAAGCAGAACAATAAACGTCTTTAACACCGATTTTGTATTTATGTATAAAAGTAAAATCACAAACAATAAAGTTATCGGAATTACCAAATACAATCTTTCGGTGGATCTTTCCATATATTCATATTGTCCGCTCCAAATAATTGAGTATCCGTGAGGAAGTTTAATTTGGCTGCTAATTATTTCCTGCGCATGTTTTACATAAGTTCCAACATCAATATCTTTTAAATCGATATAAACCCATGCATTTGGTCTTGCATTCTCCGATTTAATCATAGGCGGACCTTTTTTTATTTTCAATTCCGCTAATTCAGACAAAGGAACATTTCCACCGTTCGGAATAGGAACCAGCACTCTTTTCAAAGCTTCAATGTTATCTCTAAAATCTCTTTGATATCTTAAGTTAACCGGATATCGTTCAAGACCTTCTATTGTTTTTGTGATGTTCATTCCCCCGACAGCCGACATTATTATATCTTGAACATCATTGATGGATATTCCATATCTTGCGATTGCATTTCTATTTATTTCAAAATCAATAAAATTTCCACTTGCTGATCTTTCCGCATAAACTGAGCGAGTTCCCGGAATTGTTTTCGCAACTTCTTCAATTTCCTTTCCAATATTCTGAAGAACCTGAGTATCCGGTCCTCCTATTTTTATCCCAACGGGAGTTTTAATTCCTGTTGACAACATATCAATTCTTGTTTTGATCGGCATTGTCCATGCATTGGTTAACCCGGGGATTTGAATTGCATTATTTAATTCATCGACTAATTTATCCGCAGTCATTCCTTCTCGCCATTTACTTTGCGGTTTTAACTGAATTGTTGTTTCAATCATTGATAATGGTGCGGGATCTGTTGCCGTTTCAGCTCTTCCCATTTTCCCGAATACGCTTTCAACCTCAGGGAATGATTTAATTATTTTATCAGTCTGCTGCAATATTTCTTTTGCTTTTGTAATAGAAATTCCAGGAAGTGTAGTAGGCATATAAAGTAAATCACCTTCATATAGCGGCGGCATAAATTCCGAACCAAGTTTAGAATACGGGATATAAGTTATTATAATTATAATTATTGCTGCGGCGATTACTATCCATCTTTTATCCATAACGAAATCAACAACCGGATGATAAATTTTTGTAAGTAATTTTGTCAATTTGTTTTCTTCTTCGGATTTTATTTTTCCTCTAACAAAAAATCCAATAAGTATGGGAACAATTGTTACCGCTAAAATGGCTGCGCTCGCCATAGAATAAGTCTTTGTAAATGCCAATGGTTTGAATAATCTTCCTTCTTGTTGTTCAAGAGTAAATACAGGTAAAAAAGAAATGGTAATTACAAGGAGCGAATAAAATATTGAAGGACCAACTTCTTTTGCCGATTCTAGGATTACGGTCCAATGCGAGCGCTGTTTCTCTTTTTCTTTTTTCTGTTCGCTGGCCATATGATTATGTGCATTTTCAACCATAACAATTGAAGCATCTACCATTGCTCCGATCGCAATTGCTATACCTCCTAATGACATAATATTTGCATTTATACCTTGGTACTTCATAACTAAATATGCTGCTAAAACTGCGGTAGGTAATGTAAATATTGCAACCAAAGAACTTCTTATGTGCATTAAAAATAAAATTATAACAATAGCAACAATTATACTTTCTTCAAATAAAGTACTTTTTAAATTATCTATAGCCGCACCAATTAATTCAGAACGGTCGTATGCATCTACGATCTGCACGTCTTCAGGCAGCGATGATTTTAATTCAGCGATTCTTTTCTTAACGCTTTTTATTACCTCTAAAGCATTTGAACCGTAACGCATTACTATAATTCCGCCAACTGATTCACCTTCCCCGTTCCATTCTGCAATTCCTCTTCTTAATTCCGGTCCAATATCAATTTCGGCTACATCTTTTAAATAAATTGGAGTTCCTGAATTTTGTGAAATCCCGATTGTAATTTTTCGCAAATCCTCTATACTTTTTACATAACCAAGTCCCCTGACCATAAATTCCATTTCACTGATTTCAAGTAGCCTTCCGCCAACATCATTGTTGTTTTCTTTAATCGCTGTTTTAACTTTCTGCAACGGAATTCCAAATGATGATAATTTATTTGGGTCAACATTTACTTGATACTGTTTTACAAATCCACCGATACTGGCAACCTCCGAAACACCAGGAAGCGATGAAAGTTCGTACCGCAGAAACCAATCCTGAATTGATCTCAATTCCTGTAAATTTCTTTTATCCGATTTTAAAACATATTGATAAACCCAGCCTAATCCAGTTGCATCGGGACCAAGTGTTGGAGAGAC is a genomic window containing:
- a CDS encoding GNAT family N-acetyltransferase, yielding MEEIEIKHISALNILQLQEICIKTFYETFAKDNSEDNMKNYIDERFSLEKLNNELNNNNSEFYFAILNNNIIGYLKINYADAQTEIKKSTTLEIERIYVLSEYQGRKVGQLLFDKAVQIANIKKMEYIWLGVWERNLRAINFYKKNGFIEFGEHIFKLGDEEQKDIMMKMNV
- a CDS encoding NAD(P)/FAD-dependent oxidoreductase; amino-acid sequence: MNNIEENIIIVGAGFGGLYAAKELLKSTNRFKVILIDKRNFHLFQPLLYQVATAQLSPEDISYPVREIFKNNANITILKDEVKSIDLDNKFINVECGKINYSKLIISTGVAPDYFGNFEWEKIVPPLKTLEDALVIRRKILNVFERAESEMLHPVEKIPLNFVIIGGGPTGVELAGALAELRKYSLKNEFRKINPERAKIYLIEAGNRILSNFPNKLNEKAKEFLEKLEVTVKTDCLVTSVQDGIVEIKNNGELQTIESKVVIWTAGVKAYYGNNIIGLKGINLDKKGRIEVTENLTIPNYKDVYVIGDISKLVTTNNINLPGTAPVAIQQGTYAAKHIKNNGSISDFKYRDKGNLAVIGRNAAIADFGFIKLSGFFAWIIWVFVHIGYLIGFNNRLLVMIKWGWNYFFKKQTSRIIYRSNNNR
- a CDS encoding efflux RND transporter permease subunit, encoding MQVQENNKDRFIAKLIEWSINNKFMVIILTAALIGGGIWAVENTAVDALPDLSDVQVIIYTEFPGQGPRIVEDQVTYPLTTKMLSVPYAQDVRGYSFFGFSMVYIIFEDGTDIYWARSRVLEYLNSIQKDLPAGVSPTLGPDATGLGWVYQYVLKSDKRNLQELRSIQDWFLRYELSSLPGVSEVASIGGFVKQYQVNVDPNKLSSFGIPLQKVKTAIKENNNDVGGRLLEISEMEFMVRGLGYVKSIEDLRKITIGISQNSGTPIYLKDVAEIDIGPELRRGIAEWNGEGESVGGIIVMRYGSNALEVIKSVKKRIAELKSSLPEDVQIVDAYDRSELIGAAIDNLKSTLFEESIIVAIVIILFLMHIRSSLVAIFTLPTAVLAAYLVMKYQGINANIMSLGGIAIAIGAMVDASIVMVENAHNHMASEQKKEKEKQRSHWTVILESAKEVGPSIFYSLLVITISFLPVFTLEQQEGRLFKPLAFTKTYSMASAAILAVTIVPILIGFFVRGKIKSEEENKLTKLLTKIYHPVVDFVMDKRWIVIAAAIIIIIITYIPYSKLGSEFMPPLYEGDLLYMPTTLPGISITKAKEILQQTDKIIKSFPEVESVFGKMGRAETATDPAPLSMIETTIQLKPQSKWREGMTADKLVDELNNAIQIPGLTNAWTMPIKTRIDMLSTGIKTPVGIKIGGPDTQVLQNIGKEIEEVAKTIPGTRSVYAERSASGNFIDFEINRNAIARYGISINDVQDIIMSAVGGMNITKTIEGLERYPVNLRYQRDFRDNIEALKRVLVPIPNGGNVPLSELAELKIKKGPPMIKSENARPNAWVYIDLKDIDVGTYVKHAQEIISSQIKLPHGYSIIWSGQYEYMERSTERLYLVIPITLLFVILLLYINTKSVLKTFIVLLALPFSLIGAFWFLYLAGYNISVAVWVGIIALLGVDAETGVIMLLYLDIAYDKFKKNNILNSVSDLRKAIFEGAVKRIRPKMMTVMTTLLGLFPILIGSGIGSDVMKRIAAPMVGGIITSFIMELTVYPAIYFIIKKRELKKNSSLYVK